The DNA sequence GCGTGTCAAAATTTTGAAAGTACATGTAAAGAATGTCAAAATAGACAAAGATGTGGATTTGGAAGAGTTGGCCCGTTTGACAGCGGGACTCGCGGGAGCAGACCTGGCAAACATAGTCAATGAAGCAGCACTGCTTGCGGGAAGAAAAAGTCAAAAAACAGTGAAACAAAAAGATATGTATGAAGCCGTTGAACGTGCCTTGGCAGGACTTGCTAAAAAATCTCGCCGTATCAATCCTAAAGAGAAAAAAATTGTTGCTTACCATGAAAGCGGACATGCTTTGATGGCAGAGACAACAGACGGAGCAAAAAAAGTTTCCAAAGTCTCTATAGTGCCTCGTGGTTTGGCAGCACTTGGTTATACACTGAACAAGCCTGAAGAAAACAAATATATGATGCAGATGCATGAACTGTGGGCAGAAGTAGATACTCTGCTTGGCGGGCGTGCTGCCGAAGAAGTATTTATCGGTGAAATTTCTACAGGTGCGGGCAATGACCTGGAACGTGCCACAGACATTATAAAATCAATGGTTCAAACATATGGTATGAGTGATATTGCAGGACTTATGGTGCTTGAAAAATCCCGTCAGTCATTTTTGGGCGGTCCGCAACAGGCGACACGTGAGTACAGTGAAAGAATGGCAGAGGAGATGGATGAATACATCAAAAAGTCATTGGATGATCACTATAAAGCCGTTGTCAACCGCTTAAAAGAGTACAGTGGGGCGATTGAAGCAATGGTTGCACTGCTTTATAAAAAAGAGAATATTACAGGGGACGAAGTCAGAGAAATTATTATAAATTTTGAAAAAGAAAATGGCATAGAGTCTAAAGTTGTAGAAAACAGCGAGAGCATTGAAGAAGAGCTAAAAGCAGATGCCACCATGACAGACACCGAGAACAGTGACGGAAAAAGTGATGAAAAATAACCTTTTTATTATAAGCAAAAACGGGTATAAATATATTCTTTATACCTTGTTTGCCGCCCTGGTATTTTGGCTTTTGGATTTAGAGTTTTTTTCATTTTCTGCTTTTGTTCTTGCACTGTTTTTTATGTACAGTTTCAGAAATCCGGAAAGAGAGAATACTTTTTTGGATGACAAAGCCGTAGTCTCTCCTGTTGACGGCACTGTAAAATCTATAGATACACTTGAAAGCGGTGAGTATGCCTACAGAATAGTTATAGAATCAGATTACAGAAATGTCGGTATATTGCGGATCCCCTTAAGCGGACATCTTGAGAATGTCAAAACCACAAGGGGGGCAAGAACATCAAAAAAATCAAAGCTCTTTTATGATTTAAATGAACGTGCAGAACTTTTGTTTGTAGATACCCATAACAATAAAATAAAAGTTCTCCATAGACTCAAGCAGAGTTTTGCGCCGATTGCTATAGAAATCCCAGTCAGAGAAACCTTGCACAAAGGGACAAGATACGGGTTTGCAACGAACAGTGTTACCGAACTGTATCTTCCAAAGAATTTCAGACTGGACACTAAAGTAAACAATGAAGTCCAGGCAGTTCACTCTCTAATCGGTTATTTTACTTAGAAAGCAGTTTATTATCCATTGGGATGCTCTTTCATAAACAAGAGTTTGTCTGTATCGATATTAAATTCAAAATATTCTGATTCGAAGCTGTCATCATCTATTTTTTGCAGTTGAATGGCTGCTCCTTCATTGTTCTTGATCTCCATATACAAAAGGGCGAGTGCATATCTGGCTTCATAAAAATTTTCATTTTTCATTTTTGACAACTCAAGCAATGCTATTGCATTGGCATGATGTTTGGCCGCAGTTGATGCAACAGCTCCCAAATAGAGTGTATAAGCATCCTGTACTTTCAACTCGTCAATTAAATGATTGTAATGGGTATAGGCTTCTTCAAAGTTTTTATTATACAGGAGTGTCAAAGCCAAAGCACTTTCTATGTCCTGTATATCAGTATCTTTTGTCTGTAAAACATACTTTAGCTGCTCTTGTAGGTAGTAAAGCCTTCCGGTGATTAAATGTTCCTGTATATATGTGTATCTTGTAATGAAAGGGCCGTAATATAAATCAGTATAGGTGAATTGCTGAGTGTTTAAGTATTTCAAGACCTCTTCTGCGTATTTTGGTATGCTATACCCAGTAAAATGCGTATCTATATAGATCATATGCGGCAGGATATCATGAGGAAAGATGACTGTGAGTTTGGATGCAGCAGATTTTGCTCTGTCCAAATTTTTTGTTTTCATTCCAATAAGTACCTTGAGCATAAGATACAAAGGTCTTTGTTTGTAGTCTTTGTCAAGCCATTCAATTGCTGAGAGATAGTCATTGTCGTTGATATGTAAAAGAGTATTGTACAAGTCAATCTCTTCACTGCTGTTTTCGCCGGAGAGGGAATCTTTCAAAATAGATTCCAGTTTTGTGTAATCTTTATTTATAAGTTTGCTGGTCATGACAGCATAAACACCGGAAAGATAGTTTTTGGCATCTAAGTGATAGGAACGTAAAAAGTGTTTGTTTGCCTGGAGCATATCTCCCATTTGTGCATAGGTCAAGGCTAAATTATAGTGTAAAATAGAGTGTTTGGGCTGTATTTTAACAAGTTGCTGCAAATCCTGGTTTGCCTCTCGAATTTTTAAAGAAAGAGCCTTTTTAATGGCTTTTGTTATGCCTATATCAACATTTGATGCAGAATAGCTTTTTTTCAGATATTGCTGGGCAGATTGGATATTGTCAATATATATATTTGCATTTCCTTTTCTAATGTAGCTGATTGTCTGGTTTGCATTAAAAATTTTATAGGGTGAAAAATAAAATATTTTCTGAAAATTAAGAAATTTTGAATTCTGAATTTTTTTCCTGTAGAGGGTTTGAGCTTTTTGGGGGTCAAATAAAGCATCTTTGAGTTTGACACTTACAGGATAAATCTTATAAATTTTTTGCGGATATTCATCTGTAACTTTTTTGAGTTGTGATGCCGCTTTTTTTGTATGTCCTGCTTTAAGGTTTATGTAACTGCGTGCCAGTTTTGCCCTGAGTGGCTGATTGTTTTTTGTGATAGCAGTGTTAAGATGGTCAATTGCAAGATTAAAGTCACCTATCCGCGCATACAGCAGAGCCAGGCTGAAATCATCTACCTCTTCATTTATTTTTTCCAAAGCATCAATTGCATCATAGTTATTGTTATACAAAGCATTGATTTTCGCGCTTAAATGATTTTGTATAACCGGATATGCAGGATGATCTGTATTTTTGAGAGCATTTAAAGCACCAAGATAGTTTTTGTTATAATAGCTTATAAGGGTATAGTAATATGAGTACAAAGGCGAATTGATCTCATATGGCAAATAGGCATAAGCCAGGTCGATGTAGTATTTAAAACTGGATTGATCCTTTACATGTAATGAACATACTGCCGCATTTATAGCGCTTACACATCTTTTCTCATCATTGAGTATCGCATTTTGAAATGTTTTCAACGCCAGTGCATACTGCTTGTTTTTCATTTGGGCAACACCAAGATTGTATTGTGAGATGGCCTGCGAATAGTAGGCAATATTTTCATACAGAGCCAGAGCTTTTTCTTTTGCGCCTGTTGCATAGAGATAATTTGCTTTGGCAATCATATTTTCAAGTTTACTCTGTTCTATAACGGGAGCTTTTGCTTTTTCAAGCTTGTTTTCCAGGAGACTGAAATTGTCAACTTTTTTTGTAGAGGATTTTTTTATCAGCAAGAGTGCGGTAACAGCAATAAGCAACACAACAATAACAGCAATTCCTCCAAAAAGAATGATTTTTTTCTGTTTGGATTCTTCATCATTTTCATCAAGAAATTCGTCAGTTTGCTCATGCGAATGCAATACTGCATCGCTGTCTTCTATGATTATTATCTCTTCTTGTGCATCAGCCATTGACTACCCTGTTAAATATTGCATCTTTTGTATTGAATAAGCAAAAAAAGTACCAATGCTCTGATCTCTCAAACAATATCATTATATCTTATATTTAAGGAGTATTATAGCAGTAACTACCTGATTTGATGTATACATGTAATGTACGAAGCGAGGTAGATTATGAAAGAAATTATTTCAATATACAAAAAACAATATTCATTAGACTTCTTGCATAACCTATCATTTAACAGCAAATCCTCTATTTAAAATCGCTTTGAGTGATTATGAACAAATGATACATGCATTTTATCTGATAGCAGGGGTAGGTATCATGGTTGCAGTACTGAGTCTTTTTATATTTGTGGTGCGTTATTCAAACACGAAAGAGTAAATAAAACTCTTTCGCCTCTTTTAGCATTGTGTTGGGTCTTTGAGACAAATTTGTCTTTGTTTTTCTATTTTTGCTTTTTTCATTTGTAAACTTGATCCTGTTGCTACATCATTGAGAACAAAGGCAAAAGATACAAGATATAAAAAGGAAAATCCGCCAATTAAAGCAATGATGACATAAATGTTGAAATATTTTGAGAGTCTTTTTTTCATAGCGTCCTCCTTAAAGGATATGCTACTATTTTATTGCAAAGAAACTTAATAATTATAAATAATTTTAATATAATTGCAGTTCTTAATTAATCTCTTTTACTGCACTCCTGCAGAATATGCTTAATGATTGCATCATAATCAAGGTTAAGTCCTGCTGCAAAAGTTTCAATAAAGGAGCTGTTTTTGTCAGTAATATCAGGATTGAGATTTGTCCGCATAAAAAAACACTGACCGCTTTGGTTTGTTCTTATACTGATTTGCCCGAAATCTCTGATACCAAGATCAATATAGGCATCTATTGCAAGATTTTCAACACTCTCTTTGATTGTTTGGTCTTCAATATTTTCCAGAATTTTTTTATTTCCGTTGTTTGATCGTAAAACCTTTGCAGAGGAGATCAGCATAGCATCTTCTTTTGTTTTTATGATGGATACAAGATAGTCTTCTCCATCGAGATACTCTTCAATCAAAACAGGAACATTATATTTATTAGAAAGAGAAGCAACGCTTTTTTCAAATTCGCTGAAACTATTGACAGTA is a window from the Sulfurimonas hydrogeniphila genome containing:
- a CDS encoding phosphatidylserine decarboxylase, coding for MKNNLFIISKNGYKYILYTLFAALVFWLLDLEFFSFSAFVLALFFMYSFRNPERENTFLDDKAVVSPVDGTVKSIDTLESGEYAYRIVIESDYRNVGILRIPLSGHLENVKTTRGARTSKKSKLFYDLNERAELLFVDTHNNKIKVLHRLKQSFAPIAIEIPVRETLHKGTRYGFATNSVTELYLPKNFRLDTKVNNEVQAVHSLIGYFT
- a CDS encoding tetratricopeptide repeat protein, which produces MADAQEEIIIIEDSDAVLHSHEQTDEFLDENDEESKQKKIILFGGIAVIVVLLIAVTALLLIKKSSTKKVDNFSLLENKLEKAKAPVIEQSKLENMIAKANYLYATGAKEKALALYENIAYYSQAISQYNLGVAQMKNKQYALALKTFQNAILNDEKRCVSAINAAVCSLHVKDQSSFKYYIDLAYAYLPYEINSPLYSYYYTLISYYNKNYLGALNALKNTDHPAYPVIQNHLSAKINALYNNNYDAIDALEKINEEVDDFSLALLYARIGDFNLAIDHLNTAITKNNQPLRAKLARSYINLKAGHTKKAASQLKKVTDEYPQKIYKIYPVSVKLKDALFDPQKAQTLYRKKIQNSKFLNFQKIFYFSPYKIFNANQTISYIRKGNANIYIDNIQSAQQYLKKSYSASNVDIGITKAIKKALSLKIREANQDLQQLVKIQPKHSILHYNLALTYAQMGDMLQANKHFLRSYHLDAKNYLSGVYAVMTSKLINKDYTKLESILKDSLSGENSSEEIDLYNTLLHINDNDYLSAIEWLDKDYKQRPLYLMLKVLIGMKTKNLDRAKSAASKLTVIFPHDILPHMIYIDTHFTGYSIPKYAEEVLKYLNTQQFTYTDLYYGPFITRYTYIQEHLITGRLYYLQEQLKYVLQTKDTDIQDIESALALTLLYNKNFEEAYTHYNHLIDELKVQDAYTLYLGAVASTAAKHHANAIALLELSKMKNENFYEARYALALLYMEIKNNEGAAIQLQKIDDDSFESEYFEFNIDTDKLLFMKEHPNG